The following proteins are co-located in the Cryptococcus neoformans var. grubii H99 chromosome 1, complete sequence genome:
- a CDS encoding methylthioadenosine phosphorylase, with product MRLFHLSRHLIQYRTFPLNRITSSAYSKMENNEKVFVGCIGGSGLYHLDNLTFVKTIHIETPWGKPSSPINISSLPSGALVAFISRHGSHHSITPSEVPCRANIAALKHIGCEAIIAFSAVGSLREDIAPGHFIIPDQIIDRTKGIREDTFFRGEGLVVHSMFGEPFSQKLNAFVAPRVEKILKETRDVVLHTGKTVVCMEGPAFSTRAESLMYRQWGGDIINMSVIPEAKLAREAELDYTLICTSTDFDAWRTGYEPVTVEEVVKVLQTNAGKSRAVAAGILQDVHDAVVEGKTFTDIKGSMKFACVTRKDIQPETARKKLSYILPYFSD from the exons ATGCGCTTATTCCATCTTTCACGACATCTCATACAGTACAGAACCTTCCCTCTAAACAGAATCACCTCCTCAGCCTACAGCAAAATGGAAAATAACGAGAAAG TCTTTGTCGGATGTATCGGTGGCAGTGGTCTCTACCACCTTGACAACCTCACCTTTGT CAAAACCATCCATATCGAGACTCCTTGGGGCAAGCCTTCCTCCCCTATAAAtatctcctctctcccaTCCGGCGCCCTCGTTGCTTTCATTTCCCGTCACGGTTCCCATCACTCCATCACCCCCAGCGAGGTTCCTTGCAGAGCAAATATCGCCGCCTTGAAGCACATCGGTTGTGAAGCTATCATTGCCTTCTCTGCGGTCGGTTCTCTGAGAGAGGATATTGCCCCTGGTcatttcatcatccccGATCAGATCATCGACAGGACCAAGGGTATCAGAGAGGACACCTTCTTTAGGGGAGAAGGTCTGGTTGTACACTCCATGTTCGGTGAACCATTCAGTCAGAAGCTTAATGCTTTCGTGGCTCCCAGAGTGGAAAAAATCCTTAAGGAGACCCGGGACGTCGTCTTGCACACTGGGAAAACTGTGGTTTGCATGGAAG GTCCTGCCTTCTCTACCCGAGCCGAGTCTCTTATGTACAGACAGTGGGGCGGTGACATTATCAACATGTCCGTCATTCCTGAAGCCAAGCTCGCTCGTGAGGCTGAACTCGA TTACACCCTCATCTGCACTTCCACAGACTTTGACGCTTGGCGAACCGGCTACGAGCCTGTTACTGTCGAGGAAGTCGTCAAGGTCCTCCAAACAAACGCCGGCAAGTCCCGTGCCGTTGCTGCTGGTATCCTTCAGGATGTTCACGATGCTGTTGTCGAAGGCAAGACCTTTACTGACATCAAGGGCTCCATGAAGTTTGCCTGTGTCACCAGGAAGGAT ATCCAACCAGAGACGGCTAGGAAGAAGCTTTCTTATATCTTGCCTTATTTCTCCGATTAG
- a CDS encoding ATP-dependent RNA helicase DBP8 yields the protein MAVSKKSRKSEPSAASTAADGLVLDQSEIMRAMLAAQKGKQKEESEGSDQSNEGDDDASDEGEDEEESSGSEAESSVAAQRNLKRRRSLSLDLDVEGEKDNENEEPESRSEPSSGPRVLSRTALATKDIAAKPQSKPQPNGFASAPKPSADVTFESLGLSRPLVTALASINIKKPTEIQAACVEPILSGRDCIGGAKTGSGKTMAFALPIVERIARDPFGVWAVVLTPTRELAYQLSEQFLVIGKPLGLTTATIVGGMDMMKQAQELEARPHIIVATPGRLCDLLRSGGVGPGKLSRVRTLVLDEADRMLTPTFAPELAYLFSQIPAKRQTCLFTATVSEAIMELANKEPPTGKQRPFVYRVASDTLTVSNLKQKYLFIPSQIRDPYLLYILQNPLEDIDVALRVDPKKAKAKEREAALGKKGKKAKQAKEEEDAPSVPSTVIFTQRCATAHLLHLLLNSLDIPSVPLHSHLTQPQRLLSLARFRAHEVPVLVTTDVGSRGLDIPEVAMVINWDCPRRSDDYVHRVGRTARAGRGGVAVTIVTERDTELVKIIEDEVNVRLEELKLDENKVLEGLNKVSLARRMATMEMHDSGFGERQATNKAKQIKRMKRDAAAAGKA from the exons ATGGCTGTCAGCAAGAAGTCCAGAAAAAGTGAACCCTCAGCGGCTTCAACTGCAGCCGATGGTCTCGTCCTCGATCAGAGTGAAATCATGAGGGCCATGTTGGCCGCTCAGAAGGgaaagcaaaaagaagagagcgAGGGGAGCGACCAATCAAAcgaaggtgatgatgatgcctcagatgaaggggaagatgaggaagaaagttCTGGCAGCGAAGCCGAATCATCGGTCGCTGCTCAACGGAATCTCAAGCGCCGACGATCTCTTTCACTCGACCTGGATGTGGAGGGCGAAAAAGACAACGAAAATGAAGAACCTGAATCACGCTCCGAGCCCAGCTCAGGACCCCGCGTGCTTTCTCGTACGGCTTTAGCTACCAAGGACATAGCCGCAAAACCCCAATCTAAACCCCAGCCGAACGGTTTTGCATCCGCACCCAAACCCTCTGCCGACGTAACCTTCGAAAGTCTCGGTCTTTCACGTCCCTTAGTCACTGCCTTAGCATCTATCAACATCAAGAAACCTACGGAGATCCAAGCAGCATGCGTTGAACCCATTCTTTCAG GGAGAGACTGCATTGGTGGCGCGAAGACCGGTAGCGGTAAGACTATGGCCTTTGCTCTTCCCATAGTAGAGAGGATTGCAAGAGACCCTTTCGGAGTCTGGGCGGTTGTGCTCACTCCTACTCG AGAGTTGGCATATCAGCTCAGTGAACAGTTCCTCGTTATTGGAAAACCCCTCGGCCTTACTACAGCAACTATTGTGGGTGGTATGGACATGATGAAGCAAGCACAGGAGCTTGAGGCTCGACCGCATATTATAGTTGCGACACCGGGGCGACTCTGTGATCTGTTGAGAAGTGGTGGTGTTGGGCCTGGGAAGCTCAGTAGAGTTCGCACGCTAGTGCTCGATGAAGCTGACAGGATGCTCACCCCTACTTTTGCCCCTGAACTTGCCTACCTTTTCTCTCAAATCCCAGCCAAGAGACAGACTTGTCTCTTCACTGCCACTGTCAGTGAGGCAATCATGGAGTTGGCCAACAAAGAACCCCCTACAGGGAAACAACGACCATTCGTTTATCGCGTTGCGTCCGA TACTTTAACCGTCTCCAATTTGAAGCAGAAATACCTTTTCATTCCCAGTCAAATTCGCGATCCTTACCTCCTTTACATCCTTCAAAATCCTCTGGAAGACATAGACGTTGCCCTCCGCGTAGATCcgaaaaaggcaaaagcCAAAGAACGAGAGGCGGCTCttggcaagaagggcaagaaggccAAACAGGctaaagaagaagaagacgccCCTTCTGTTCCATCTAccgtcatcttcacccaGCGTTGCGCCACTGCGCATCTCTTACACCTACTCCTCAACTCTCTCGATATCCCATCGGTGcctctccattctcatctTACCCAACCCCAGcgtcttctctcccttgcTCGTTTCAGGGCGCACGAGGTTCCTGTTTTGGTGACCACTGATGTCGGATCGCGTGGTCTTGATATCCCCGAAGTAGCTATGGTCATCAACTGGGACTGCCCCCGTCGGTCAGATGATTACGTTCATCGGGTTGGTCGTACGGCCCGTGCTGGCCGAGGTGGTGTTGCGGTGACGATCGTTACGGAAAGGGACACGGAATTGGTCAAGAtcattgaggatgaggtgaaCGTCCGACTGGAGGAATTGAAGTTGGATGAAAACAAGGTGTTGGAAGGGCTGAACAAGGTGTCGTTGGCTAGGAGAATGGCGACTATG GAGATGCATGATTCTGGTTTTGGTGAGCGTCAGGCCACAAACAAGGCGAAGCAAATcaaaaggatgaaaagggaTGCTGCAGCTGCAGGCAAAGCGTAG